Proteins found in one Panicum hallii strain FIL2 chromosome 4, PHallii_v3.1, whole genome shotgun sequence genomic segment:
- the LOC112890338 gene encoding serine carboxypeptidase-like 34 translates to MSPATILVLLAVATGAWSAAALRLHRGHDYERVFDRQEADRVEALPGQPSEVGFRQFAGYVTANESHGRALFYWFFEATHDVQNKPLVLWLNGGPGCSSVGYGALEELGPFLVQNGKPEISLNPYSWNKEANLLFVESPAGVGFSYTNTTRDLSQFGDELTATDAHGFLVNWFKRFPQFRGHDFYIAGESYAGHYVPQLATKVVEGNKKAHHKKDRINLKGIMIGNAAIDASSDDRGLADYAWDHAVISDELYGAIKKECTFPDDGEESAPCNQAWNEFFGSIQNIDIYSLYTPACTDTLANASRSNSSSWKLAGTPLARIHRGRPYNTYDPCADYHVVDYLNRGDVQAALHANVTGMPYAWTPCSDALTNWTDSVSSTLPAIKGLVEAGLRVWVFSGDTDDRVPVTSTRYALRKLGLATVKEWREWFTSDQVGGYTVVYDGLTLVTIRGAGHMVPMIKPVQASQVFTHFLDGNELPAKPVAATAA, encoded by the exons ATGTCGCCGGCAACCATTCTAGTGTTGCTCGCCGTGGCCACCGGTGCTTGGTCGGCGGCGGCCTTGAGGCTGCACAGAGGCCACGACTACGAGAGGGTGTTCGACCGGCAGGAAGCCGACCGGGTGGAGGCCCTGCCCGGCCAGCCGTCGGAGGTCGGGTTCCGGCAGTTCGCCGGGTACGTGACGGCGAATGAGTCCCACGGCCGCGCGCTCTTCTACTGGTTCTTCGAGGCCACGCACGACGTGCAGAACAAGCCCCTCGTCCTGTGGCTCAACGGAG GACCGGGATGCTCGTCCGTTGGATATGGAGCGCTGGAGGAGCTGGGTCCATTCCTGGTGCAGAACGGCAAGCCTGAGATCAGCCTGAACCCCTACTCATGGAACAAAGAAGCCAACCTCTTGTTCGTTGAGTCACCAGCAGGCGTTGGGTTCTCCTACACCAACACCACCAGGGATCTCAGCCAGTTCGGCGACGAGCTCACCG CCACTGACGCCCATGGGTTCCTGGTGAACTGGTTCAAGAGGTTCCCGCAGTTCAGGGGCCACGACTTCTACATCGCCGGGGAGAGCTACGCTG GGCACTACGTCCCGCAGCTGGCGACGAAGGTCGTGGAGGGGAACAAGAAGGCGCACCACAAGAAGGACCGGATCAACCTCAAGGGCATCATGATCGGCAACGCAGCCATCGACGCGAGCTCCGACGACCGCGGCCTGGCGGACTACGCGTGGGACCACGCCGTCATCTCCGACGAGCTGTACGGCGCCATCAAGAAGGAATGCACCTTccccgacgacggcgaggagagCGCCCCGTGCAACCAGGCCTGGAACGAATTCTTCGGCTCCATCCAGAACATCGACATCTACAGCCTCTACACCCCGGCGTGCACCGACACCCTGGCCAACGCCAGCCGCAGCAATTCCTCCTCCTGGAAGCTCGCCGGCACACCGCTCGCC AGGATCCACCGTGGGAGGCCGTACAACACCTACGACCCCTGCGCCGACTACCACGTGGTGGACTACCTGAACCGCGGCGACGTGCAGGCGGCGCTGCACGCGAACGTGACGGGCATGCCCTACGCGTGGACGCCCTGCAGCGACGCGCTCACCAACTGGACGGACAGCGTCAGCTCGACGCTGCCGGCGATCAAGGGCCTGGTGGAGGCCGGCCTCCGCGTGTGGGTCTTCAGCGGCGACACGGACGACCGCGTGCCCGTGACGTCGACGCGCTACGCGTTGCGGAAGCTGGGCCTGGCCACGGTAAAGGAGTGGCGCGAGTGGTTCACCAGCGACCAGGTCGGCGGCTACACGGTGGTGTACGACGGCCTCACCCTGGTCACCATCCGCGGCGCCGGCCACATGGTGCCCATGATCAAGCCCGTCCAGGCCAGCCAGGTCTTCACGCACTTCCTCGACGGGAACGAGCTGCCGGCCAAGCCCgtggccgccaccgccgcctag